A window of Roseovarius sp. THAF27 contains these coding sequences:
- a CDS encoding HyaD/HybD family hydrogenase maturation endopeptidase: protein MTDNVLIMGIGNVLWADEGFGVRCVEYLAEHWDLPDGVTLLDGGTQGLYLLPFLEDADTLIVFDAVDYGLEPGTLKVVEDDEVPRFMGAKKMSLHQTGFQDVIATAQLMGYCPSRLLLVGCQPEELEDYGGGLRDVVAAMIEPAVQVALTRLAQMGHAVKPGRTESDLLADPSIMHTAYEDGRPSEDDACRTGDARFFPAAE from the coding sequence ATGACAGACAATGTTCTGATCATGGGCATCGGCAATGTGCTGTGGGCCGATGAGGGCTTTGGCGTGCGCTGTGTCGAATATCTTGCAGAGCATTGGGACCTGCCCGACGGCGTAACCCTTCTGGATGGCGGCACTCAAGGGCTCTACCTGCTGCCCTTTCTTGAGGATGCCGACACGCTGATCGTGTTCGACGCGGTCGATTACGGGCTCGAGCCCGGCACCTTGAAGGTCGTGGAGGATGACGAGGTGCCGCGCTTCATGGGCGCCAAGAAGATGTCGCTGCACCAGACGGGCTTTCAGGATGTGATCGCGACTGCGCAGCTGATGGGATACTGCCCGTCCCGCCTGCTGCTTGTCGGGTGCCAGCCCGAAGAGCTGGAGGATTACGGCGGCGGACTGCGCGACGTGGTCGCAGCAATGATCGAACCGGCGGTGCAGGTGGCGCTGACGCGCCTGGCGCAGATGGGCCATGCGGTCAAACCGGGCCGCACCGAAAGCGATCTTCTGGCCGATCCGTCGATCATGCACACGGCCTATGAAGACGGCCGCCCCTCTGAAGACGACGCCTGTCGCACCGGCGATGCGCGGTTCTTTCCGGCGGCGGAATGA
- a CDS encoding HypC/HybG/HupF family hydrogenase formation chaperone encodes MCVGVPMQIASITGIAATVRDSAELIDLSLTPEARTGDWVLTFLGAAREVITEDEAEKICAALDGLRAVMTGGDVGNAFADLDAATPQLPPHLQAAFDAGQSTC; translated from the coding sequence ATGTGCGTCGGAGTGCCCATGCAGATCGCATCCATCACCGGCATCGCCGCGACCGTCCGTGACAGTGCCGAGCTGATCGACCTGTCTCTGACGCCCGAGGCACGCACCGGCGACTGGGTGCTGACCTTTCTCGGCGCGGCCCGCGAGGTGATCACCGAAGACGAGGCCGAAAAGATCTGTGCCGCGCTCGACGGGCTGCGCGCGGTCATGACGGGCGGCGATGTCGGCAATGCGTTTGCCGATCTCGACGCGGCCACCCCGCAATTGCCACCGCATCTGCAGGCTGCGTTCGACGCAGGCCAGAGCACCTGCTGA
- a CDS encoding hydrogenase accessory protein produces MTHPLVTRLMDEFAYRALSTMADVAEFTERPGTHVIFVPGDAQRNLETPDVAVILPELHQAFQGRFDCAVATDAVESELRDTTGIFKTPSLIFFRDGACIGGIPKVRDWSEYVERITHFLSLPVAAE; encoded by the coding sequence ATGACCCACCCCCTTGTCACCCGATTGATGGACGAATTTGCCTACCGTGCACTAAGCACGATGGCGGATGTGGCCGAGTTTACCGAACGTCCCGGCACGCACGTGATCTTCGTGCCCGGCGATGCGCAGCGAAATCTCGAGACGCCCGATGTGGCGGTGATCCTTCCCGAGCTGCACCAGGCATTTCAAGGCCGGTTCGATTGTGCCGTGGCCACCGACGCCGTCGAAAGCGAGCTGCGCGACACCACCGGCATCTTCAAGACCCCGAGCCTGATCTTCTTCCGCGATGGTGCGTGCATCGGCGGGATCCCCAAGGTGCGGGACTGGTCCGAATACGTCGAACGGATCACGCATTTTCTGTCGCTGCCTGTTGCCGCCGAATAG
- a CDS encoding hydrogenase expression/formation protein, translating into MTNPFMMPPTGFGPGSQPLDQQDEALEYMPLPQDMRTYSPRIPEIEELGGADVTPALALLAQVADAAAEVSASGGTRQFDLAGLDPANRALIAETMGSGEVSAKVRAIPAIAVQESVFAGIWSLKSATADLIEVAAIPACVTRAPFTPVRKALGKDTPLADGVVNAPPLQIELFDKSAAFSPEADLHVINLSLLPHTEEDLAWLDQAVGEGAVTILSRGYGNCRVTATAIPHVWRVQFFNSQDTLILDTFEVTTMPEVACAAPEDLGDSARRLTSVLEAIR; encoded by the coding sequence ATGACCAACCCTTTCATGATGCCGCCCACCGGCTTTGGCCCGGGATCCCAGCCGCTCGACCAGCAGGATGAAGCACTGGAATACATGCCGCTGCCGCAGGACATGCGCACCTACTCTCCGCGCATCCCGGAAATCGAGGAACTGGGCGGCGCTGACGTGACACCGGCGCTGGCGCTTTTGGCACAGGTGGCGGACGCCGCCGCGGAGGTAAGTGCCAGCGGCGGCACACGGCAGTTCGACCTGGCCGGGCTCGATCCAGCCAACCGCGCCCTGATCGCGGAAACGATGGGCAGCGGAGAGGTGTCGGCCAAGGTCCGCGCCATCCCGGCCATTGCCGTTCAGGAAAGCGTCTTTGCCGGGATCTGGTCACTGAAATCCGCCACTGCCGACCTGATCGAAGTCGCCGCCATTCCGGCCTGCGTCACCCGGGCTCCGTTTACGCCGGTGCGCAAGGCCTTGGGCAAGGACACGCCCCTGGCAGACGGCGTCGTGAACGCACCACCGCTTCAGATCGAGCTTTTCGACAAATCGGCCGCCTTTTCGCCGGAGGCGGATCTGCATGTGATCAACCTTTCGCTTTTGCCGCATACCGAGGAAGACCTTGCCTGGCTCGATCAGGCCGTGGGCGAAGGCGCGGTCACCATCCTGTCACGCGGATACGGCAATTGCCGGGTGACGGCGACGGCCATCCCCCATGTGTGGCGGGTGCAGTTCTTCAACTCCCAGGACACGCTGATCCTCGACACATTCGAAGTGACGACGATGCCCGAGGTGGCCTGTGCCGCGCCAGAAGATCTTGGCGACAGCGCCAGGCGGCTGACCAGCGTGCTGGAGGCGATCCGATGA
- the hybE gene encoding [NiFe]-hydrogenase assembly chaperone HybE, whose amino-acid sequence MSRFEGSFLGAEDKISAQAVMECKICWTPYDPAEGDDYRQVEPGTPFLALPDDWSCPNCGAPKEQFMVLEDPGAEPVADAARLDALTARLVAEFREIWHAKMRDVPMVNKLLSVEAVGFRMVDGRPLGVLVSPWFMNLVQLPGEDEDWSGLTPGAKELIAFPSGDYEFIHNTRDMIGGYKACSLFSPMGDFQTQLQAQEVARAIMVALFDAGHRAETDRAADIRAEREAALAPEEEDAPSLTDAPTRRAVISGGLAET is encoded by the coding sequence ATGAGCCGGTTCGAAGGCAGCTTCCTCGGCGCAGAGGACAAGATCAGCGCGCAGGCGGTCATGGAATGCAAGATCTGCTGGACGCCCTACGATCCCGCGGAGGGCGACGATTATCGGCAGGTGGAGCCGGGCACGCCGTTCCTGGCCCTGCCAGACGACTGGTCCTGCCCCAATTGCGGTGCGCCGAAAGAGCAGTTCATGGTGCTGGAGGACCCCGGCGCCGAGCCCGTGGCGGACGCCGCCCGTCTGGACGCACTGACCGCCAGGCTGGTCGCCGAGTTCCGTGAAATCTGGCACGCCAAGATGCGCGACGTGCCCATGGTCAACAAGCTGCTCTCGGTCGAGGCGGTGGGGTTTCGCATGGTCGACGGCCGCCCGCTGGGTGTCCTGGTTTCGCCGTGGTTCATGAACCTGGTCCAACTGCCCGGTGAGGACGAGGATTGGTCGGGTCTGACGCCGGGCGCGAAAGAGCTGATCGCCTTTCCGTCGGGGGACTATGAATTCATCCACAACACGCGCGACATGATCGGCGGTTACAAGGCCTGCTCGCTGTTCTCTCCGATGGGGGATTTCCAGACCCAGCTGCAGGCACAAGAGGTCGCGCGGGCGATCATGGTGGCCCTGTTCGACGCGGGCCATCGCGCCGAGACGGACCGCGCCGCCGACATCCGCGCCGAGCGCGAGGCCGCACTTGCCCCCGAGGAGGAGGACGCGCCGAGCCTCACCGATGCCCCCACGCGCCGCGCCGTGATCTCGGGCGGTCTGGCGGAGACCTGA
- a CDS encoding hydrogenase expression/formation protein HupK, with product MNRPLAYPLRGRPVPALPVAQVVLGKPVEEVAALLPRLFNLCRVAQGVAVRAALGLELATGWQEALRQEILREHVAKLCLKWPALMSRPAVPLPRDWTHDAQAARLALFGAGAGMPHDVQGFAGFMEQNNGVAPVLRAIDQLFQPDEGCRAALPFASARTVFDPTAQENSVATRRAGHPVLHHVATTHGRGPLWSALAVAYELDALLAGEAPRLWHAPGMAVVTAARGLYGIRAEVENGHVATFRRLTPTDHLTAPGGALEQSLASLPATRARALAPLLLSILDPCYPVSLEPVQPREPDHA from the coding sequence ATGAACCGGCCCCTTGCATATCCGCTGCGCGGCAGGCCTGTCCCCGCCCTGCCGGTGGCGCAGGTCGTGCTGGGCAAGCCGGTGGAAGAGGTCGCGGCGCTGTTGCCGCGTCTTTTCAACCTTTGCCGGGTGGCGCAAGGCGTGGCGGTTCGGGCCGCGTTGGGACTGGAGCTTGCGACCGGGTGGCAAGAGGCGTTGCGGCAGGAAATCCTGCGCGAACACGTGGCAAAGCTGTGCCTGAAATGGCCCGCGCTCATGTCGCGGCCTGCGGTGCCGTTGCCCCGGGATTGGACCCACGACGCGCAGGCGGCGCGCCTGGCGCTGTTCGGCGCAGGTGCGGGAATGCCGCACGACGTTCAGGGCTTTGCTGGATTTATGGAGCAAAACAACGGGGTCGCGCCGGTCCTTCGCGCGATAGATCAACTGTTCCAACCCGATGAAGGCTGTCGCGCCGCGTTGCCCTTTGCATCGGCCAGGACCGTGTTCGACCCCACGGCACAGGAAAATTCGGTCGCCACGCGCAGAGCCGGACACCCTGTCCTGCACCACGTCGCCACGACCCATGGGCGCGGTCCGCTCTGGTCGGCCCTCGCCGTCGCCTACGAGCTTGACGCCCTTCTTGCCGGGGAAGCGCCCCGGCTGTGGCACGCACCGGGCATGGCGGTGGTCACGGCGGCGCGTGGTCTGTACGGGATCAGGGCCGAGGTCGAGAACGGTCATGTCGCGACCTTCAGGCGCCTCACGCCGACCGATCACCTGACGGCCCCGGGCGGCGCCCTCGAACAGTCGCTGGCCAGCCTGCCCGCCACGCGCGCGCGGGCGCTGGCCCCTCTGCTATTGTCAATTCTCGATCCGTGCTATCCAGTTTCCCTCGAACCCGTCCAGCCAAGGGAGCCGGACCATGCATGA
- the hypA gene encoding hydrogenase maturation nickel metallochaperone HypA translates to MHEMSLCEGMRSVIEEQARRHDVARITRVRVEIGRFAGVETEALHFAFDVVMRGSVAEGAELVTLDLPGRALCYDCMKEVEIHARLDPCPLCGGGKLMPQGGDEMRIKDLEVA, encoded by the coding sequence ATGCATGAGATGTCGCTTTGCGAGGGGATGCGCAGCGTGATCGAGGAGCAGGCGCGCCGGCACGATGTGGCGCGCATCACACGGGTGCGGGTGGAAATCGGACGCTTTGCCGGGGTCGAGACCGAGGCGCTGCATTTTGCCTTCGACGTGGTGATGCGCGGATCGGTGGCCGAGGGGGCCGAGCTTGTGACGCTCGATTTGCCCGGACGGGCCCTTTGTTACGATTGTATGAAAGAGGTGGAAATCCATGCCCGCCTCGACCCCTGCCCGCTTTGCGGCGGCGGGAAACTAATGCCGCAAGGCGGCGATGAAATGCGAATAAAGGACTTGGAGGTGGCATAA
- the hypB gene encoding hydrogenase nickel incorporation protein HypB: protein MCTVCGCSEGETKVHGHDHGHHHEHTHDHGHHHPHGHSHDHGHHHHHHHYGQGPAGTEVPGMSQERLIEIETDILSKNDRYAQANRTFLAARGVLALNLVSSPGSGKTTLLCKTIEALGDQSLSVIEGDQQTQNDADRIRATGARAVQVNTGKGCHLDGHMVGHAMEHLALEAGSILFIENVGNLVCPAAFDLGEDAKIAILSVTEGEDKPLKYPDMFTAARLAILNKTDLAPHCDVDLDLYEANLRRVNPGIEILKLSARTGEGMTDWLAWLRTQLAEKSVTEAAQ, encoded by the coding sequence ATGTGCACTGTTTGCGGATGTTCCGAAGGCGAAACCAAGGTGCATGGGCACGACCATGGGCATCATCATGAGCACACCCATGATCACGGGCATCATCACCCCCACGGCCACTCCCATGACCACGGGCATCACCACCATCATCACCATTATGGCCAGGGTCCGGCCGGTACCGAAGTGCCGGGCATGTCGCAGGAGCGGCTGATCGAGATAGAGACCGACATCCTGTCCAAGAACGACCGCTATGCACAGGCAAACCGCACATTTCTGGCCGCGCGCGGCGTGCTGGCTCTGAACCTCGTCTCGTCGCCCGGATCGGGGAAAACGACCCTGTTGTGCAAGACCATCGAAGCCCTTGGCGACCAGTCGCTGTCAGTGATCGAAGGGGATCAGCAAACCCAGAACGACGCCGACCGCATCCGCGCCACCGGCGCGCGGGCCGTGCAGGTCAACACCGGCAAGGGCTGTCACCTGGACGGGCACATGGTGGGCCACGCAATGGAGCACCTGGCGCTAGAGGCCGGTTCGATCCTGTTCATCGAGAATGTCGGCAACCTTGTCTGCCCCGCCGCCTTCGACCTGGGCGAAGACGCGAAGATCGCGATCCTGTCGGTCACCGAAGGGGAAGACAAGCCGTTGAAATACCCCGATATGTTCACCGCGGCCCGGCTGGCGATCCTGAACAAGACCGATCTTGCCCCGCATTGCGACGTGGATCTGGACCTTTACGAGGCCAACCTGCGCCGGGTCAATCCGGGGATCGAGATCCTGAAGCTGTCGGCGCGCACTGGTGAAGGCATGACGGACTGGCTGGCCTGGCTGCGCACCCAACTGGCAGAGAAATCCGTGACAGAGGCTGCGCAATGA
- a CDS encoding sigma-54 dependent transcriptional regulator — translation MTGLPTILLVDDEEHSLAAMRMALEDDFDCLTAANADDAMRLMEAHFVQAIFCDQRMPGKTGVEFLADVRDRWPDTVRIIITGYTETNDMIAAINEAGIYQFLTKPWHPDQLMMAAKNAAQLFQLAREHDRLSLEMRFLGKTAESKVEARRRTLREGFGFERILRAPNSPMNAAVELARQVASFDVPVLITGEAGTGKDIMARAMHYASLRSDQSFYELNCAGLPDDVLKLEVLGAKKGAVPGQPNTRIGLLQKASRGTLFLNGVDTLSPQMQLVLLRVATEGSFEPIGGTETLTTNTRLITGSHSDLSVAVSDGAFRSDLYYALATTELAMPPLRSRMEDLDILSRHILGDLAGEHSKPVDGLSKLALEFLGNYDWPGNLPELTNELTRMLILSQEPRLGPELISRHILQADPSVSFRPDPREADLLVSEGTLKERIEAIEARILRETLTRLKWNKSRAADELGLSRVGLRSKLDRYGVQQPGKTKAPEDED, via the coding sequence ATGACGGGCCTGCCCACCATCTTGCTGGTGGATGACGAAGAGCATTCGCTGGCCGCGATGCGCATGGCGCTGGAGGATGATTTCGACTGCCTGACGGCGGCCAACGCGGACGACGCGATGCGGCTCATGGAAGCGCATTTCGTCCAGGCCATCTTTTGCGACCAGCGGATGCCCGGCAAGACGGGGGTCGAATTCCTGGCCGATGTGCGGGACCGCTGGCCGGATACGGTGCGGATCATCATCACCGGCTATACCGAGACCAACGACATGATCGCGGCCATCAACGAGGCCGGGATATATCAGTTCTTGACCAAGCCGTGGCACCCGGATCAGTTGATGATGGCGGCCAAGAACGCCGCACAGCTTTTCCAACTGGCGCGCGAGCATGACCGCCTGTCGCTGGAAATGCGGTTCCTGGGCAAGACCGCGGAAAGCAAGGTCGAGGCGCGGCGGCGTACCTTGCGTGAAGGCTTCGGCTTCGAACGCATCCTGCGCGCGCCCAACTCTCCGATGAACGCGGCGGTCGAACTGGCCCGGCAGGTAGCCAGTTTCGATGTGCCCGTGCTGATCACGGGCGAGGCCGGTACCGGAAAGGACATCATGGCGCGCGCGATGCATTACGCCTCGCTGCGGTCCGACCAGTCGTTCTATGAACTGAACTGCGCCGGCCTGCCAGATGACGTGCTGAAGCTGGAAGTGCTGGGGGCCAAGAAAGGCGCTGTGCCCGGCCAGCCCAACACCAGGATCGGCCTGCTGCAGAAAGCCTCGCGCGGCACGCTCTTCCTGAACGGTGTCGATACGCTCAGCCCGCAGATGCAGCTTGTCCTGTTGCGCGTGGCGACCGAGGGCAGCTTCGAGCCCATCGGCGGCACCGAAACCCTGACCACGAACACGCGCCTGATTACCGGCAGCCACAGTGACCTGTCGGTCGCGGTCTCGGACGGCGCGTTTCGGTCCGATCTCTACTACGCGCTTGCGACAACGGAACTGGCCATGCCGCCGCTGCGGTCGCGTATGGAAGACCTCGATATCCTGTCGCGGCATATCCTGGGCGACCTTGCCGGCGAGCATTCCAAACCGGTGGACGGGTTGTCGAAACTCGCCTTGGAATTCCTGGGCAATTACGACTGGCCTGGCAACCTGCCCGAGCTGACGAACGAACTGACCCGGATGCTGATCCTCAGCCAGGAACCGCGTCTTGGGCCAGAGCTGATCTCGCGCCACATATTGCAGGCCGATCCGTCGGTCTCGTTCCGACCCGACCCGCGCGAAGCCGATCTTCTGGTGTCGGAAGGCACGCTGAAAGAGCGGATCGAAGCCATCGAGGCCCGCATCCTGCGTGAAACGCTGACGCGGTTGAAATGGAACAAGAGCCGCGCCGCCGACGAGCTTGGGCTGAGCCGTGTCGGCCTGCGCTCGAAGCTGGATCGTTACGGCGTGCAACAACCGGGCAAGACCAAGGCCCCCGAAGACGAGGACTGA
- a CDS encoding HypC/HybG/HupF family hydrogenase formation chaperone, translated as MCLGIPGQIVEITDANRLMALADISGVRREVSVACVATPDLCDLIGEWALIHVGFAMSVIDADEAEKTLEALRGLGEAQETLEAMAEGASALEGTQ; from the coding sequence ATGTGTCTGGGAATACCGGGACAAATCGTCGAGATCACCGACGCGAACCGCCTGATGGCGCTGGCCGATATATCCGGCGTGCGGCGCGAAGTATCGGTCGCCTGCGTGGCCACGCCCGACCTTTGCGACCTGATCGGGGAGTGGGCGCTGATCCATGTGGGTTTTGCCATGAGCGTGATCGACGCCGACGAGGCCGAAAAGACGCTGGAGGCTTTGCGGGGTCTCGGTGAAGCGCAGGAAACGCTGGAGGCGATGGCCGAAGGCGCCTCAGCCCTGGAGGGAACGCAATGA
- the hypD gene encoding hydrogenase formation protein HypD, producing the protein MRYVEEFRDPVAAKAVLAAIETVVQEIGATAEKPVHIMEICGGHTHAIFRYGLDRLTPKGIEFIHGPGCPVCVLPMSRIDECVEIAERPEVIFCTFGDAMRVPGTRKSLMQAKADGADIRMVYSPLDALEIARRNPEREVVFFGLGFETTTPSTALSIQQAAREELRNFSVFCNHITVPPPIKALLDDPHMVLDGFVGPGHVSMVIGTHPYDFIAETYGKPIVVAGFEPLDLLQSVLMVLHQIRDGRAEVENQYARVVPEHGNPVSLAAIEDVYEPRRTFEWRGLGEIDASGLRIRSKYAAFDAEERFGVGYGAGPRLVSEPEGCACGQVMTGRIKPTGCPQYGTGCTPEMPLGALMVSSEGACAAYYQYGATDERLEAVE; encoded by the coding sequence ATGAGATATGTCGAGGAATTCAGGGACCCGGTCGCCGCCAAGGCCGTGCTGGCGGCCATTGAAACCGTAGTGCAGGAGATCGGCGCGACCGCCGAGAAGCCGGTACACATCATGGAAATCTGCGGCGGGCACACCCATGCGATCTTTCGCTACGGTCTCGACCGCCTGACGCCGAAGGGCATCGAGTTTATCCATGGCCCGGGCTGCCCGGTCTGCGTGCTGCCGATGAGCCGGATCGACGAATGCGTCGAGATTGCCGAGCGGCCCGAGGTGATCTTTTGCACCTTCGGCGATGCGATGCGCGTGCCGGGCACCCGCAAATCCCTGATGCAGGCCAAGGCCGACGGCGCGGATATCCGCATGGTGTATTCCCCACTCGACGCGCTGGAGATCGCCCGCCGCAACCCGGAGCGCGAGGTTGTTTTCTTCGGTCTCGGCTTCGAGACGACGACCCCCTCGACCGCCCTGTCGATCCAACAGGCCGCGCGCGAGGAATTGCGCAACTTCAGCGTCTTCTGCAACCACATCACTGTGCCGCCCCCGATCAAGGCCTTGCTGGACGACCCGCACATGGTGCTCGACGGTTTCGTGGGGCCGGGCCATGTGTCGATGGTGATCGGCACGCATCCCTATGATTTCATCGCCGAGACCTATGGCAAGCCCATCGTCGTCGCGGGGTTCGAGCCGCTCGACCTGCTGCAATCGGTGCTGATGGTTCTGCACCAGATCCGCGACGGGCGCGCCGAGGTGGAGAACCAGTATGCGCGCGTGGTGCCGGAGCATGGCAACCCGGTCTCGCTTGCCGCCATCGAGGATGTCTACGAGCCGCGCCGCACCTTCGAGTGGCGCGGACTGGGGGAGATCGACGCAAGCGGGCTGCGCATCCGGAGCAAGTACGCCGCCTTCGACGCCGAGGAAAGGTTCGGCGTCGGCTACGGGGCCGGCCCGCGGCTGGTCTCCGAGCCCGAAGGCTGCGCCTGCGGCCAGGTGATGACCGGACGGATCAAGCCCACCGGCTGCCCCCAATACGGCACGGGCTGCACGCCCGAGATGCCGCTGGGCGCCCTCATGGTCAGTTCGGAAGGCGCCTGTGCCGCCTATTACCAGTACGGCGCAACCGACGAGCGGCTGGAGGCGGTGGAATGA
- the hypE gene encoding hydrogenase expression/formation protein HypE produces the protein MSTPVKPARLRGDRVTMAHGGGGKAMRDLIEEIFTDVFLPPGSEDQARLTSDALRVPGAQLALTTDSFVVSPPEFPGGDIGKIAVCGTVNDLAVGGAKPLWLSAAFIIEEGCEFDLLRRIVASMQAEAEKAGVRIVTGDTKVVERGAADKVFVTTSGVGVIPPGRDMRAENIRPGDVALVNGVLGDHGATILAARGDMALSTDIRSDCQSLGALVEAVLAVAPNTRAARDATRGGVASALNEMAEAAALEIEIDETALPLRPEVKGVCEVLGLDPLYLANEGTLVLFVPPDEAEAALAAMKELEAGRRATMIGKARSGRAGRVVMTTLFGGQRLVDTLVGEQLPRIC, from the coding sequence ATGAGCACTCCGGTCAAGCCTGCCCGCCTGCGCGGCGACCGCGTGACCATGGCCCATGGCGGCGGCGGCAAGGCGATGCGCGACCTGATCGAGGAGATCTTCACGGATGTCTTTCTGCCGCCCGGCTCGGAGGACCAGGCGCGGCTGACGTCGGACGCCCTGCGCGTGCCGGGGGCGCAACTGGCCCTTACCACGGACAGTTTCGTGGTCTCGCCGCCTGAATTTCCCGGCGGGGACATCGGCAAGATCGCGGTCTGCGGCACGGTCAACGACCTGGCCGTAGGCGGGGCGAAACCGCTATGGCTGTCGGCGGCGTTCATCATCGAGGAAGGCTGCGAGTTCGACCTGCTGCGCCGGATCGTGGCCTCGATGCAGGCAGAGGCCGAAAAGGCTGGCGTCCGGATCGTCACCGGAGATACCAAGGTCGTGGAACGCGGGGCCGCGGACAAGGTCTTTGTCACGACCTCCGGCGTCGGGGTAATTCCGCCGGGGCGCGACATGCGGGCGGAAAACATCCGGCCCGGCGACGTGGCGCTGGTCAACGGCGTTCTGGGCGATCACGGCGCGACCATCTTGGCCGCGCGCGGCGACATGGCGCTCAGCACCGACATCCGGTCCGATTGCCAAAGTCTCGGCGCGCTGGTCGAGGCGGTCCTGGCGGTCGCCCCCAACACCCGCGCGGCCCGCGACGCGACACGCGGCGGGGTGGCATCGGCCTTGAACGAAATGGCCGAGGCGGCTGCCCTGGAGATCGAAATCGACGAGACCGCCCTGCCCCTGCGCCCCGAGGTCAAGGGCGTGTGCGAGGTTCTGGGGCTCGATCCGCTTTACCTGGCCAATGAGGGCACGCTGGTGCTTTTTGTCCCACCGGACGAGGCGGAGGCCGCCCTTGCCGCGATGAAAGAGCTGGAGGCCGGACGACGCGCGACAATGATCGGCAAGGCGCGATCCGGGCGTGCGGGCCGGGTGGTGATGACCACGCTCTTTGGTGGCCAACGGTTGGTCGACACCCTGGTCGGTGAACAATTGCCCCGCATCTGTTAG
- a CDS encoding ABC transporter permease, with product MIPTIPRSRSFRILYGSYVLLFFLYLALPLTVVAVFAFNDSQFPSLPWEGFTWNWFFGEDRPQIGVFHERGILRAVGTSAFVAACVSVLSVSVGTTNAFLFNRYEFRGKGALYVLMLLPLVIPGIVLGISILVFSSTLANGIWNAAEVDIQALRPGLLLVILGQFSFITTIATLVITARLQKFDRTLEEAALNLGATRLTAVRTITIPFLMPAMIGALVVAFLMSFENFNTTLMLVGSDAPLTIAMFDRLKEGSTPLLNAVSLLLMLGSSLLALVVILFQRR from the coding sequence ATGATCCCGACCATTCCCCGATCCCGCAGCTTTCGCATCCTCTACGGCAGCTATGTCCTGCTGTTCTTCCTCTACCTCGCGCTGCCCCTGACCGTCGTGGCGGTCTTTGCCTTCAACGACAGCCAGTTTCCGTCACTGCCCTGGGAAGGCTTCACCTGGAACTGGTTCTTCGGCGAGGACCGCCCCCAGATCGGCGTCTTTCACGAACGCGGCATCCTGCGCGCGGTGGGCACCTCGGCCTTCGTCGCCGCCTGCGTCTCGGTCCTGTCGGTCAGCGTCGGCACCACCAACGCCTTTCTCTTCAACCGCTACGAATTCCGCGGCAAGGGCGCGCTTTACGTGCTCATGCTCTTGCCGCTGGTGATCCCCGGCATCGTGCTCGGCATCTCGATCCTTGTGTTTTCCTCGACGCTGGCCAACGGCATCTGGAACGCGGCAGAGGTCGATATCCAGGCCCTGCGCCCCGGCTTGCTGCTGGTGATCCTCGGGCAGTTCTCCTTTATCACGACCATCGCGACACTGGTCATCACCGCCCGCCTGCAAAAGTTCGACCGCACGCTGGAAGAGGCCGCGCTGAATCTCGGCGCCACCCGCCTGACGGCGGTGCGCACGATCACCATTCCCTTCCTCATGCCCGCCATGATCGGGGCGCTGGTCGTGGCCTTCCTGATGAGTTTCGAGAACTTCAACACCACGCTCATGCTGGTCGGCTCCGACGCGCCGCTGACCATCGCGATGTTCGACCGCCTGAAGGAAGGGTCTACCCCGCTTCTCAATGCGGTTTCCCTGCTCTTGATGCTCGGCTCATCGCTCCTGGCGCTGGTCGTGATCCTGTTCCAGCGCCGATAG